A genomic stretch from Ureibacillus composti includes:
- the rpsM gene encoding 30S ribosomal protein S13 produces the protein MARIAGVDIPRDKRVVISLTYIYGVGKTTSQKVLAAAGVNENTRVRDLTEDELNQIREQLDKYKLEGDLRREISLNIKRLMEIGSFRGIRHRRGLPVRGQNTKNNARTRKGPRKTVANKKK, from the coding sequence GCGACAAACGCGTGGTAATTTCATTAACTTATATTTACGGAGTAGGTAAAACTACATCTCAAAAAGTTTTAGCAGCTGCTGGTGTTAACGAAAACACTCGCGTTCGCGATCTTACTGAAGATGAATTAAACCAAATTCGTGAACAATTAGATAAATACAAATTAGAAGGTGACTTACGTCGTGAAATCTCATTAAACATCAAACGTTTAATGGAAATCGGTTCATTCCGTGGTATCCGTCACCGTCGTGGTTTACCAGTTCGTGGACAAAATACGAAAAACAATGCGCGTACGCGTAAAGGTCCTCGTAAAACTGTAGCGAACAAGAAAAAATAA